One region of Myxococcus fulvus genomic DNA includes:
- a CDS encoding AraC family transcriptional regulator has protein sequence MPSLSARLARQALRIASRMGLPVETLLRRAVGLRLEDLDDPELRVPYAVLDDLLEEMEALSGDANLGLHIARVDMVDLDDPATFVVLTSATLRDSMERGVRYQRVWGDGERFLMEDTERGVRMRFTPVGAWRPAHRHLVEAALSQFVTGVRAFTGEDVHPLRVRFVHAAPKDVSEHQALFQAPLEFDAPFSDIEFSHEDASRPFVHADSLLHAMFERLAQRALEKLPALSTTADRVREQVRQALSGGDASFQAVARALRVPPRTLQRRLAEEGHSYAGIVDTLRRELSGIYLRRRMSIAEVSFLLGYAEPAAFHRAFKRWWGQSPERFRREQQGSSSS, from the coding sequence GGCCCTGCGCATCGCGAGTCGGATGGGCCTGCCCGTGGAGACGCTCCTGCGGCGCGCGGTGGGCCTGCGCCTGGAGGACCTGGACGACCCGGAGCTGCGCGTCCCCTACGCCGTCCTGGACGACCTGCTGGAGGAGATGGAGGCCTTGTCCGGTGACGCCAACCTGGGGCTGCACATCGCCCGCGTGGACATGGTGGACCTGGACGACCCGGCCACCTTCGTGGTGCTCACCAGCGCCACGCTGCGCGACTCGATGGAGCGCGGCGTCCGCTACCAGCGCGTGTGGGGCGACGGCGAGCGCTTCTTGATGGAGGACACCGAGCGCGGCGTGCGCATGCGCTTCACGCCCGTGGGCGCGTGGCGGCCCGCGCACCGGCACCTGGTGGAGGCCGCGCTGAGCCAGTTCGTCACCGGCGTGCGCGCCTTCACCGGCGAGGACGTGCACCCGCTGCGCGTGCGCTTCGTCCACGCGGCGCCGAAGGACGTGTCCGAGCACCAGGCCCTGTTCCAGGCGCCGCTGGAGTTCGACGCGCCCTTCAGCGACATCGAGTTCTCCCACGAGGACGCGAGCCGTCCCTTCGTGCACGCGGACTCGCTGCTGCACGCCATGTTCGAGCGGCTGGCCCAGCGCGCCCTGGAGAAGCTCCCGGCGCTGAGCACCACGGCGGACCGCGTGCGCGAGCAGGTGCGCCAGGCCCTCTCGGGTGGGGACGCGTCCTTCCAGGCCGTGGCCCGGGCGCTGCGCGTGCCTCCCCGCACCCTCCAGCGTCGCCTCGCCGAGGAGGGCCATTCGTACGCGGGCATCGTCGACACCCTGCGACGTGAGCTGTCCGGCATCTACCTGCGACGTCGCATGTCCATCGCCGAGGTCTCCTTCCTCTTGGGCTACGCCGAGCCCGCCGCCTTCCACCGCGCCTTCAAGCGCTGGTGGGGCCAGAGCCCCGAGCGCTTCCGCCGCGAGCAACAGGGCTCCTCTTCTTCCTGA
- a CDS encoding serine aminopeptidase domain-containing protein — MPALTESPGFLTQGEDSLYYVHHRARAERRAAVLLAGPLGLERAHGYVVWVRWARYLAERGVEVLRLDYRGSGESTGRFDEMTFPRWEEDVRTGLEHLRAASPGVPVFVHGLRLGALLAARVFRTDAVNGLLMWEPPESGRAHLMEVLRRKVAADNLEGTGGQARSREDYVARMESGQVVEVEGLPWSRALWRSAEGYALALPEAHEARPWRVVHLDGRPAERFLAPGRSGSVRAPRPFFWTTSNRLLPELAELYEDGMGFIAGGGARAEVRS, encoded by the coding sequence ATGCCGGCTTTGACTGAGTCACCTGGGTTTCTGACCCAGGGCGAGGACTCGCTCTATTACGTCCACCATCGGGCTCGCGCGGAGCGTCGCGCGGCGGTGTTGCTCGCGGGGCCGTTGGGATTGGAGCGCGCGCATGGCTATGTGGTGTGGGTGCGGTGGGCCCGCTATCTGGCGGAGCGGGGCGTGGAGGTGCTGCGATTGGACTACCGGGGCTCAGGGGAGAGCACGGGCCGCTTCGATGAGATGACCTTCCCGCGCTGGGAGGAGGACGTGCGCACGGGCCTGGAGCACCTGCGCGCGGCGAGCCCCGGGGTGCCGGTGTTCGTGCATGGCTTGCGGCTGGGGGCGCTGCTGGCGGCGCGGGTGTTCCGGACGGACGCGGTGAACGGGTTGTTGATGTGGGAGCCGCCGGAGTCGGGGCGGGCGCACCTGATGGAGGTGCTGCGCCGCAAGGTGGCGGCGGACAACCTGGAGGGGACGGGGGGACAGGCGCGCTCGCGTGAGGACTACGTGGCGCGGATGGAGTCGGGGCAGGTGGTGGAGGTGGAGGGGCTGCCCTGGTCGCGGGCGCTGTGGCGCAGCGCGGAGGGCTATGCGCTGGCATTGCCGGAGGCGCACGAGGCGCGGCCCTGGCGGGTGGTGCACCTGGATGGCAGGCCGGCGGAGCGGTTCCTCGCGCCGGGGCGGAGCGGCTCGGTGCGTGCGCCTCGGCCGTTCTTCTGGACCACCAGCAACCGGCTGCTGCCGGAGCTGGCGGAGCTGTACGAGGATGGCATGGGCTTCATCGCGGGCGGCGGGGCGCGCGCGGAGGTGCGGTCATGA
- a CDS encoding Vps62-related protein gives MKNPSLTLERAPALLVTSALLLLGCQAAEFPTDTQAPAQDTSGPGELSPLPVVLQQGLGGLRERTCREIKNARPTADDGEYALHLMGDAARPWRAYCHDMAGTPREYLTLQETGLSSNFSQYTAGGAMPGTTVRTSYLRLRIDPVTLRIDTSDRTFTRTEGTVWHGGTPITALPFATAMSCDWGDTGRANIDLRGTSFKVPADLFVPAGYAAWGSAAYSYMDQVVSLKGGGYCGWNAVSGVDPFVGGSLPVFYVAPTTNWVPSPRVQPASHLSTLPQTLRAGWYDTPELSVGDDAISSVHVPRGWKLTLHEHGGFQGASREYTADTHLTGTDFDQRASSLRVEAAVRVYPERGFQGRPQVLTPGYHDLAQLTVGNDTIRSVQVPEGFHVTLYGDSGFSGPTMVLTQDTDLAGLTLDARTSSILVESPTLRQGNTVHGHWLYSGGQYRTSADNRRFIVEYAGVPDIVTFELEANVDPYLYLLDAQGNVLTEVNNRDGGTTARISYFLTAGTYQLVAATTLVGRTGDFTLRSDKARMRAPSRLWVKAATEFDWIYDDNETGADTDISVWRPRLSSHPGYHSLGDIAMSHHDPGPAMTFVVSAEGDLLAPPTDLVAVWNNQGAGGSHDVAFWRPIPPAGYTCLGALANRGYTQPDRNLMRCVRTEYVLPATPSWIWSSHGSGAWSDVSVFQTNASDHRGLTTSNMQVLAGLVAAEDTRAWALNKSMLANPELRGVIVNETTALQFAPRIWLHEDEYYWPSSAEFFLGFVHEEEGHLTTNVSLGCPSCTNPPFLNGQRPDQTHVPVYIQLVDRTEWGMPTNVTDIIYWTFYPYNAGKNVCIGVYIGIACFGFGYSTFGNHVGDWEHITLRFIDGRPAQVYMAQHAHGARFELGDKRLALFDGFRPEAYAAKGSHGHYPDAGRHAYQALPNGDDLVDDTSRGLAWNAWDRPVIFRWQPRGTFAGALSWLNISHKWGNEKDGCDNVISEATDECILNGGPTPPMWKSLSQPGFMTLE, from the coding sequence ATGAAGAACCCATCACTCACCCTCGAGCGCGCCCCCGCGCTGCTCGTGACCTCCGCCCTGCTCCTCCTCGGGTGTCAGGCAGCGGAGTTCCCCACGGACACGCAAGCTCCGGCCCAAGACACCTCCGGCCCCGGAGAGCTGAGCCCCCTGCCCGTCGTGCTCCAGCAGGGGCTCGGCGGCCTCCGGGAGCGCACCTGCCGGGAGATCAAGAACGCACGTCCCACCGCCGACGATGGCGAGTATGCCCTGCACCTCATGGGAGACGCCGCGCGCCCGTGGCGGGCCTATTGCCACGACATGGCGGGGACGCCCCGGGAGTACCTCACGCTCCAGGAGACGGGGCTGTCCTCCAACTTCTCCCAGTACACCGCGGGCGGCGCGATGCCGGGCACCACCGTGCGGACATCCTATCTGCGCCTGCGCATCGACCCGGTCACCCTCCGCATCGACACCTCGGACCGCACCTTCACCCGCACCGAGGGGACCGTCTGGCACGGAGGCACTCCCATCACCGCGCTGCCCTTCGCCACGGCCATGTCGTGTGATTGGGGCGACACGGGGCGGGCGAACATCGACCTGCGCGGCACCTCGTTCAAGGTGCCCGCCGACCTCTTCGTCCCCGCGGGCTACGCGGCCTGGGGCTCGGCGGCCTACAGCTACATGGACCAGGTCGTGTCCCTGAAGGGCGGGGGCTACTGCGGCTGGAATGCCGTCTCGGGGGTGGACCCCTTCGTCGGTGGAAGCCTGCCGGTGTTCTACGTCGCGCCCACCACGAACTGGGTCCCCTCCCCGCGCGTACAACCCGCGAGCCACCTGTCCACGCTGCCACAGACGCTCCGGGCGGGCTGGTACGACACGCCCGAGCTGTCCGTGGGCGACGACGCCATCAGCTCCGTGCACGTGCCCCGCGGCTGGAAGTTGACCCTCCATGAGCACGGGGGCTTCCAGGGGGCCTCGCGCGAGTACACGGCTGACACCCACCTGACGGGGACGGACTTCGACCAGCGGGCCTCCAGCCTCCGCGTGGAGGCGGCGGTGCGCGTGTATCCGGAGCGTGGCTTCCAGGGCCGCCCCCAGGTGCTCACTCCGGGCTACCACGACCTGGCGCAGCTCACGGTGGGCAACGACACCATCCGCTCCGTCCAGGTGCCGGAGGGCTTCCATGTCACGCTGTATGGAGACTCGGGCTTCAGCGGCCCGACGATGGTGCTCACCCAGGACACGGACCTGGCCGGGCTCACCCTCGACGCGCGCACGTCCAGCATCCTGGTCGAGTCCCCCACGCTCCGGCAGGGCAACACCGTCCACGGGCACTGGCTGTACTCGGGCGGGCAGTACCGGACGAGCGCGGACAATCGGCGGTTCATCGTGGAGTACGCGGGCGTCCCCGACATCGTCACGTTCGAGCTGGAGGCGAACGTGGACCCGTACCTCTACCTCCTCGACGCGCAGGGGAACGTGCTCACGGAGGTGAACAACCGGGACGGTGGCACCACGGCGCGCATCTCCTATTTCCTGACGGCGGGCACGTACCAGCTCGTCGCGGCCACCACGCTCGTGGGCCGGACCGGCGACTTCACGCTGCGCTCGGACAAGGCCCGGATGCGCGCGCCGTCGCGCTTGTGGGTGAAGGCCGCCACGGAGTTCGACTGGATCTACGACGACAACGAGACGGGCGCCGACACCGACATCTCCGTGTGGAGGCCCCGGCTGTCGTCCCATCCGGGCTACCACTCGCTGGGGGACATCGCCATGTCCCACCACGACCCGGGCCCCGCGATGACCTTCGTCGTCTCCGCCGAGGGCGACCTCCTGGCGCCCCCGACCGACCTGGTCGCCGTCTGGAACAACCAGGGCGCGGGAGGCTCTCACGACGTCGCCTTCTGGCGCCCCATCCCGCCCGCGGGCTACACGTGCCTGGGCGCGCTGGCGAACCGGGGCTACACCCAGCCGGACCGCAACCTCATGCGCTGCGTGCGCACCGAGTACGTCCTGCCGGCCACGCCGAGCTGGATATGGAGCTCGCACGGCTCGGGCGCCTGGAGTGACGTGAGCGTGTTCCAGACCAACGCGTCGGACCACCGCGGGTTGACGACGTCCAACATGCAGGTCCTGGCGGGGCTCGTGGCCGCGGAGGACACCCGGGCCTGGGCGCTGAACAAGAGCATGCTGGCCAACCCCGAGCTGCGAGGCGTCATCGTCAACGAGACCACCGCGCTCCAGTTCGCGCCGCGCATCTGGCTGCACGAGGACGAGTATTACTGGCCCTCGTCCGCGGAGTTCTTCCTGGGCTTCGTGCACGAGGAGGAGGGCCACCTCACGACGAACGTGTCGCTCGGCTGCCCGTCATGCACCAACCCCCCGTTCCTCAACGGCCAGCGGCCGGACCAGACACACGTGCCCGTCTACATCCAGCTGGTCGACCGGACCGAGTGGGGCATGCCCACGAACGTCACCGACATCATCTACTGGACCTTTTACCCCTACAACGCGGGCAAGAACGTCTGCATCGGCGTGTACATCGGCATCGCCTGCTTCGGCTTCGGGTACTCCACCTTCGGCAACCACGTGGGGGACTGGGAGCACATCACGCTGCGCTTCATCGACGGCCGCCCCGCCCAGGTCTACATGGCGCAGCACGCGCACGGCGCGCGGTTCGAGCTCGGCGACAAGCGCCTGGCGCTGTTCGACGGCTTCCGCCCGGAGGCCTACGCCGCGAAGGGCTCACACGGCCACTACCCGGACGCCGGACGCCACGCCTACCAGGCCCTGCCCAACGGGGATGACCTGGTGGACGACACCAGCCGCGGCCTCGCCTGGAACGCCTGGGACCGGCCGGTCATCTTCCGCTGGCAACCCCGAGGCACCTTCGCGGGCGCGCTGTCGTGGCTGAACATCTCGCACAAGTGGGGCAACGAGAAGGACGGCTGCGACAACGTCATCTCCGAGGCCACCGACGAGTGCATCCTCAACGGCGGCCCCACCCCGCCGATGTGGAAGTCACTCTCCCAGCCGGGCTTCATGACGCTGGAGTGA
- a CDS encoding Vps62-related protein — protein sequence MRLSQFLPGGRGWLLGSLVALAVGCQGADTQEEAVDQDTFSLEQALGPLRERSCEELKLARPSAEDGEYTLYIFGDPAMPWTAWCHDMAGTPAEYLPLREVGLAANYSQYTAGGASPGTSVRTAYQRLRINPFTLEVDTSDRTFASSTGELRHSGGASVTAMPYATAMSCDYGDTGRARIDLRGTPFKVAPEYFQVLGWGQHGAQVYGFADQLVTVTGGGYCGWNAPLLADPFAGGFLPLLYTVANQAWTPTVRVYPFGGAEAQVQTFHVGTYEHGQLHVGAQGIGALHVPRGWVVTLYAQDDFRGTATRYTSDTELTATAPERWARSLRVEAPVRVFAGAGQTGTAQSLRAGRYDLDTLTVGNDAIRSVQVPDGYRVTLHADSGFSGPRLHLTEDTDLSGLELNARTSSLVVESTTVRDSNSVDGFWRGSGGQNPDSTANRTFFVDHTGPAELVTFTLSSVVGSYLYLFDAQGHRLAEAAYASNSPDATLSALLTPGTYRLVAATQEAGQTGYFTLRADRARLRAPQRLTVKAVHTFSWVYDDDGTGANDSVTVWRPSTAGSPGFYPLGDLAQPNEGGPAPKTTFLVSGEGDVLARPVDYDLIWDDRGSGGTDDVRFWHPRPPDGYTCLGSVAKLDDDKPSLDLVRCVRSEYVVPARASWVWNDQGSGADDDITVWQADAREHLGLNLSVIVAQGHYGDPEGHRFWTLNKSMLANTELQGGVVDDLLVRRFAPRIWLHPEEQFWPTSTQTFVSNMSQTATRLTTPTGLGCDSCAPFAFLAGQSPSQADVPVYAQVIPRTQSDRPTNVTDVVYWVFYGYNRGKRACKHEANSSRPRSCDEWDSFANHVGDWEHLTVRFVDGRPAVLTTSQGVLLAPMSFGDKNVALVGGWRPELYAAKGSHGLYPELATYDYGWRGLWSEFRDVTGRGTAWDTWRDLRISPWQRRGGYSGGGFEGFNLTLAWGNERSGCDNDGADATGHCVLDPGPLGPAMRAFAQPASLDMR from the coding sequence ATGCGTCTGTCCCAATTCCTCCCGGGAGGCCGAGGTTGGCTCCTGGGGAGCCTCGTCGCGCTCGCGGTCGGTTGTCAGGGAGCGGACACGCAAGAGGAGGCGGTCGACCAGGACACCTTCTCGCTCGAGCAGGCGCTCGGGCCGCTGAGGGAGCGCTCCTGCGAGGAGCTCAAGCTGGCCCGGCCCTCGGCCGAGGATGGCGAGTACACGCTGTACATCTTCGGAGACCCCGCCATGCCCTGGACGGCCTGGTGCCACGACATGGCCGGCACGCCCGCCGAATACCTCCCGCTGCGCGAGGTGGGGCTCGCGGCCAACTACTCGCAATACACCGCGGGCGGCGCGTCGCCCGGCACGTCCGTGCGCACCGCCTACCAGCGGCTTCGCATCAATCCCTTCACACTGGAGGTGGACACCTCCGACCGGACCTTCGCGAGCTCCACCGGTGAGCTCCGCCACTCGGGCGGCGCGAGCGTCACCGCCATGCCCTACGCCACGGCGATGTCGTGTGATTACGGCGACACGGGCCGCGCGCGCATCGACCTGCGAGGAACCCCGTTCAAGGTCGCCCCCGAGTACTTCCAGGTGCTCGGCTGGGGCCAGCACGGCGCCCAGGTCTACGGCTTCGCGGACCAGCTCGTCACGGTGACGGGCGGGGGCTACTGCGGCTGGAACGCGCCCCTGCTGGCGGACCCCTTCGCCGGCGGATTCCTCCCGTTGCTCTACACGGTGGCGAACCAGGCCTGGACGCCCACCGTCCGTGTGTATCCCTTCGGAGGCGCGGAGGCCCAGGTCCAGACGTTCCACGTCGGCACCTATGAACATGGCCAGCTCCACGTCGGCGCCCAGGGCATCGGCGCGCTCCATGTCCCCCGGGGCTGGGTCGTCACGCTGTATGCACAGGACGACTTTCGCGGCACCGCCACCCGCTACACCTCGGACACCGAGCTCACGGCCACAGCCCCCGAGCGCTGGGCCCGGAGCCTGCGCGTGGAGGCCCCCGTGCGCGTCTTCGCCGGAGCCGGACAGACGGGCACCGCGCAGTCGCTGCGCGCCGGCCGCTACGACCTGGACACCCTCACGGTGGGCAACGACGCCATCCGCTCCGTCCAGGTCCCCGACGGCTACCGCGTCACCCTCCACGCGGACAGCGGCTTCTCGGGACCGAGGCTCCACCTCACCGAGGACACGGACCTGAGCGGGCTCGAGCTGAACGCGCGAACCTCCAGCCTCGTCGTCGAGTCCACCACCGTCCGAGACAGCAACAGCGTGGATGGCTTCTGGCGAGGCTCGGGCGGGCAGAACCCCGACAGCACGGCCAACCGTACGTTCTTCGTGGACCACACGGGCCCCGCGGAGCTGGTGACGTTCACCCTGTCCTCCGTCGTCGGCTCCTATCTCTACCTCTTCGATGCGCAAGGCCACCGGCTGGCCGAGGCCGCGTATGCCAGCAACAGCCCGGACGCCACCCTCTCCGCGCTGCTCACGCCGGGGACCTACCGGCTCGTCGCCGCCACGCAGGAGGCGGGACAGACGGGCTACTTCACGCTGCGCGCCGACAGGGCCCGGCTGCGCGCGCCCCAGCGGCTCACCGTCAAGGCGGTGCACACCTTCTCGTGGGTCTACGACGACGACGGCACGGGCGCGAACGACAGCGTCACCGTCTGGCGCCCGAGCACCGCCGGCTCACCGGGCTTCTACCCGCTGGGAGACCTCGCCCAGCCCAACGAGGGAGGCCCCGCCCCGAAGACCACCTTCCTGGTCTCCGGTGAAGGCGATGTGCTCGCGCGCCCCGTCGACTACGACCTCATCTGGGACGACCGGGGCAGCGGCGGCACCGATGACGTCCGGTTCTGGCATCCACGTCCGCCCGACGGCTACACCTGCCTGGGCTCGGTGGCGAAGCTCGACGACGACAAGCCCAGCCTGGACCTCGTCCGGTGCGTCAGGAGCGAGTACGTGGTGCCCGCCCGGGCGAGCTGGGTGTGGAACGACCAGGGCTCGGGCGCCGACGACGACATCACCGTCTGGCAGGCGGACGCGCGCGAGCACCTGGGATTGAACCTCTCGGTCATCGTCGCGCAGGGACACTACGGCGACCCGGAGGGCCACCGCTTCTGGACGCTCAACAAGAGCATGCTCGCCAACACGGAACTGCAAGGGGGCGTCGTCGACGACCTGCTGGTGCGGCGCTTCGCCCCGCGCATCTGGCTCCATCCCGAGGAGCAGTTCTGGCCCACGTCGACGCAGACCTTCGTCTCGAACATGAGCCAGACCGCCACGCGACTGACGACGCCGACGGGGCTCGGCTGCGACTCCTGCGCGCCCTTCGCGTTCCTCGCCGGGCAGAGCCCGAGCCAGGCCGACGTGCCGGTCTACGCGCAGGTCATCCCGAGGACCCAGTCGGACCGACCGACGAACGTCACCGACGTCGTGTACTGGGTGTTCTACGGATACAACCGGGGAAAGCGCGCCTGCAAGCACGAGGCGAACTCGTCCAGGCCCCGCAGTTGCGATGAGTGGGACTCCTTCGCCAACCACGTGGGCGACTGGGAACACCTGACGGTGCGATTCGTCGACGGACGGCCCGCCGTCCTCACCACCAGCCAGGGCGTGTTGCTCGCCCCCATGTCCTTCGGCGACAAGAACGTGGCGCTGGTCGGGGGCTGGCGGCCGGAGCTCTACGCGGCGAAGGGCTCCCACGGCCTCTACCCGGAGCTCGCCACCTACGATTACGGGTGGCGGGGCTTGTGGAGCGAGTTCCGTGACGTCACCGGCCGGGGCACTGCCTGGGACACGTGGAGGGACCTGCGCATCTCCCCCTGGCAGCGACGGGGCGGCTACTCCGGCGGCGGGTTCGAGGGCTTCAACCTCACCCTCGCCTGGGGCAATGAGCGCTCCGGTTGCGACAACGACGGCGCCGACGCCACGGGCCACTGCGTCCTCGACCCCGGCCCCCTGGGCCCCGCGATGCGCGCCTTCGCGCAGCCGGCCTCCCTCGACATGCGGTGA